Proteins encoded together in one Marinithermus hydrothermalis DSM 14884 window:
- a CDS encoding cobyric acid synthase — protein sequence MSRALMIQGTTSSAGKSLLVTALCRYFADRGVRVAPFKAQNMSNNARVVRGGEIGSAQYLQALAARAVPEVRMNPVLLKPEADTRSQVVVLGRADLELSRLPWRARAARLWPVVRRALRELLDAYDLVLIEGAGSPAEINLQDADIVNMRVAHEAQAPVLLVADIDRGGAFAHLYGTWALLPPEDRARLKGFVLNKFRGDPALLEPGPAILEAHTGVPVVGVLPWLEHALPDEDAVRFEAAARLGRAERQRVALVVYPRVSNVDEFKPLEALADLRLARRPEDLEGAELVILPGSKHVAQDLAWLRQTGLDAAVRAKARAGVRVLGVCGGLQMLGERVQDPWGVEGAAEGLGLLPLVTEMHPEKTLARTQARFEGLEAPWAAWEGVEVVGYEIHHGRTRSVGPVAEVLPGGRGFARGNVLGVYLHGLFENPSATQALFGGVAPDLEATFAALARWVAAHLDTRFLEELVTRGVRIRRRLIVLLGGARSGKSRKAEEIARALGGDAVSVIVTAEAGDAEMQARIARHRAQRNPNWEVLEAVRDVAGALERARHGVVVLDCATLWVANLLEAGEATVRREVASLLAAWRRGQKALIVVTNEVGMGVVPANALARRYRDLLGWVNQQLVAAADEAYLMVAGAVVPLKNRTWR from the coding sequence ATGAGCCGGGCCCTCATGATCCAGGGCACCACGAGCTCAGCGGGCAAAAGCCTCCTCGTGACCGCCCTGTGCCGGTACTTCGCGGACCGGGGGGTGCGGGTCGCGCCGTTTAAAGCGCAGAACATGTCCAACAACGCGCGCGTGGTGCGAGGCGGGGAGATCGGCAGCGCGCAGTACCTCCAAGCCCTCGCGGCCCGCGCGGTGCCCGAGGTGCGGATGAACCCCGTCCTCCTCAAGCCCGAGGCCGACACCCGAAGCCAGGTGGTGGTCCTCGGGCGGGCGGACCTCGAGCTCTCCCGGCTCCCCTGGCGGGCGCGCGCGGCGCGGCTTTGGCCCGTGGTGCGCCGGGCGCTGCGCGAACTCCTCGACGCGTACGACCTGGTCCTGATCGAGGGAGCGGGCAGCCCCGCGGAGATCAACCTCCAGGACGCGGATATCGTGAACATGCGCGTCGCGCACGAGGCCCAAGCTCCGGTCCTCCTCGTCGCGGACATCGACCGGGGCGGGGCGTTCGCGCACCTCTACGGCACCTGGGCCCTCCTGCCCCCGGAGGACCGCGCGCGGCTAAAGGGGTTCGTGCTGAACAAGTTCCGCGGCGACCCTGCCTTGCTCGAGCCGGGCCCGGCGATCCTCGAGGCGCACACCGGGGTGCCGGTGGTGGGGGTGTTGCCGTGGCTCGAGCACGCCCTGCCGGACGAGGACGCGGTGCGGTTCGAGGCCGCAGCGCGCCTGGGGCGGGCGGAACGGCAGCGCGTCGCGCTCGTGGTGTACCCGCGGGTCTCGAACGTGGATGAGTTCAAGCCCTTGGAGGCTCTGGCGGACCTGAGGCTCGCGCGGCGGCCGGAGGACCTCGAGGGGGCCGAGCTCGTGATCCTGCCCGGCTCGAAACACGTGGCTCAGGACCTCGCGTGGCTGCGCCAAACCGGGCTTGATGCGGCGGTGCGGGCCAAGGCCCGGGCGGGGGTGCGCGTCCTGGGAGTGTGCGGGGGGTTGCAGATGCTGGGCGAGCGCGTGCAGGACCCCTGGGGCGTGGAGGGGGCAGCAGAAGGCCTGGGCCTCCTGCCCCTCGTGACCGAGATGCATCCCGAGAAGACCCTGGCGAGGACCCAAGCGCGGTTCGAGGGCCTCGAGGCCCCCTGGGCCGCGTGGGAGGGGGTGGAGGTCGTGGGGTACGAGATCCACCACGGGCGCACCCGCTCCGTCGGGCCGGTCGCGGAGGTCCTGCCAGGCGGGCGGGGGTTCGCGCGGGGGAACGTGCTCGGGGTGTACCTGCACGGCCTGTTCGAGAATCCCAGCGCGACGCAAGCGCTTTTCGGGGGGGTAGCGCCGGACCTCGAGGCCACCTTCGCCGCCCTCGCGCGTTGGGTGGCGGCGCATCTGGACACCCGTTTTCTGGAGGAGCTCGTGACGAGAGGGGTGAGGATAAGGCGGCGCTTGATCGTGCTGCTGGGCGGCGCGCGGAGCGGGAAAAGCCGCAAGGCCGAGGAGATTGCGCGGGCGCTGGGAGGGGACGCGGTGAGCGTGATCGTGACCGCCGAGGCGGGGGACGCGGAGATGCAGGCGCGGATCGCGCGCCACCGCGCCCAGCGCAACCCGAACTGGGAGGTGCTCGAGGCGGTGCGCGACGTGGCCGGGGCCTTGGAGCGCGCGCGGCACGGGGTGGTGGTGCTGGACTGCGCGACGCTTTGGGTTGCGAACCTCCTCGAGGCGGGGGAGGCTACGGTGCGGCGGGAGGTGGCGTCCTTGCTCGCGGCGTGGCGGCGGGGCCAGAAGGCCTTGATCGTGGTGACGAACGAGGTGGGGATGGGCGTCGTGCCGGCGAACGCCCTCGCGCGGCGCTACCGCGACCTACTGGGTTGGGTCAATCAGCAACTCGTGGCCGCCGCGGACGAGGCGTACCTGATGGTCGCTGGGGCCGTGGTGCCCCTCAAGAACCGGACGTGGAGGTGA
- a CDS encoding FecCD family ABC transporter permease, with translation MPRLLVFLALGGLLLLALVLGVGVGAVPLTPGEVLGALWAGVRGQEPNPIVWEIRLPRVLLGMLVGAALGVSGAAYQGLFRNPLADPFLMGAASGAAFGATVALVLSGSLASAYAHQVATAWPQLVPLMAFVGALGAVGTALVLAGGVARTHDLILAGVVVGSILIGLTTFLMMWDADRVRAVFAYTLGNLAFAGWDGVRQVGAYLLVALPPLFLLGRALNAMQLGEAVAKTLGLPLEVLKLLLIAAATLATAAAVAQAGIIGFVGLVVPHTLRRLVGEDHRYLLPASALGGAVLLVLADLIARTLVRPAELPVGVVTTLLGGPFFLYLLRRQRGRA, from the coding sequence ATGCCGCGCCTGCTCGTCTTCCTCGCCTTAGGGGGGCTTTTGCTCCTGGCCCTCGTGTTGGGCGTGGGGGTGGGCGCGGTGCCCCTTACACCCGGTGAGGTGCTCGGCGCGCTCTGGGCGGGCGTTCGGGGGCAGGAACCGAACCCCATCGTGTGGGAGATCCGCCTGCCGCGGGTGCTCTTGGGGATGCTGGTGGGCGCGGCCCTCGGGGTGAGCGGCGCGGCGTACCAGGGGTTGTTCCGCAACCCGCTTGCGGATCCCTTCTTGATGGGGGCGGCCTCCGGCGCGGCGTTCGGGGCGACGGTAGCCCTGGTGCTCTCCGGGAGCCTCGCCTCCGCGTACGCGCACCAGGTGGCCACCGCCTGGCCGCAGCTGGTGCCGCTCATGGCGTTCGTGGGGGCGCTTGGCGCGGTCGGTACGGCCCTGGTGCTCGCGGGCGGCGTGGCCCGCACGCACGACCTGATCCTCGCGGGGGTGGTGGTGGGCTCGATCCTGATCGGGCTCACCACCTTCCTCATGATGTGGGACGCCGACCGGGTGCGCGCGGTCTTCGCTTACACCCTGGGGAACCTGGCCTTCGCCGGGTGGGACGGGGTGCGCCAGGTGGGGGCGTACCTCCTCGTGGCGCTGCCGCCCTTGTTCCTCCTCGGGCGGGCGCTGAACGCGATGCAGCTCGGTGAGGCGGTCGCGAAGACCCTAGGGCTGCCCCTGGAGGTCCTCAAGCTCCTCCTGATCGCCGCGGCGACCCTCGCCACCGCCGCCGCGGTCGCCCAGGCGGGCATCATCGGGTTCGTGGGCCTCGTCGTGCCCCACACCCTCCGGCGGCTGGTGGGGGAGGACCACCGGTACCTCCTCCCGGCCTCCGCCCTGGGTGGAGCGGTCCTCCTCGTCCTGGCGGACCTTATCGCCCGCACCCTCGTGCGGCCCGCCGAGCTGCCGGTCGGGGTGGTCACGACCCTACTGGGCGGACCGTTCTTCCTTTACCTGCTGAGGAGGCAGCGTGGACGGGCCTAG
- a CDS encoding cobyrinate a,c-diamide synthase, whose product MPLACLVIAAPHSGAGKTTVSAVLAAAFTSMGLAVQPYKVGPDYIDPTHLTAAAGRTARTLDGFFLEEPELLEVFRRGALGADLALIEGVMGLFDGADAVGRVASTAQVAKLLRAPVVLVVDAAAMAGSVAALARGFRDHDPEVWLAGVIANRVGGERHAALLAEALEAAGIPWLGYLPRGAGLELPERHLGLVLAGEARLERDRLVRAARTLDLEGLLRLARAASPLPAPPHRLPTQRRAPRARIGIARDAAFGFYYPEVLEVLEQLGAELVPFSPLTDPEPPPGVGALWLGGGYPERFARELSANRGMRAAIRHFKGPIYAECGGLMYLSEALVTPEGAFPMVGLVPGAATMQARPVLGYRAVEALADSPLARRGWRLKGHEFHYSTRPPTPRPAWRQVGGTVVEGYTDGRVLASYVHLYLPAAPEAAERFVEAASGLGGGGNANP is encoded by the coding sequence ATGCCGCTAGCGTGCCTTGTGATCGCCGCGCCGCACTCCGGGGCCGGAAAGACCACCGTGAGCGCGGTCCTCGCCGCGGCGTTCACTTCCATGGGCCTTGCGGTCCAGCCCTACAAGGTCGGGCCGGACTATATCGACCCCACGCACCTCACGGCCGCCGCGGGCCGCACCGCGCGCACCCTGGACGGGTTCTTCCTCGAGGAGCCCGAGCTGCTCGAGGTCTTCCGTCGCGGCGCGCTTGGCGCGGACCTCGCCCTGATCGAGGGGGTGATGGGCTTGTTCGACGGGGCGGACGCCGTGGGCCGCGTCGCTTCCACCGCGCAGGTCGCGAAGCTCTTGCGGGCCCCGGTGGTGCTCGTGGTGGACGCCGCGGCCATGGCCGGTTCGGTGGCCGCGTTGGCCCGCGGCTTCCGCGACCACGACCCGGAGGTTTGGCTGGCCGGGGTGATCGCGAACCGCGTGGGGGGCGAGCGGCACGCGGCCCTCCTCGCCGAGGCCCTCGAGGCCGCGGGGATCCCCTGGCTCGGGTACCTGCCGCGAGGGGCGGGCCTCGAGCTGCCCGAGCGGCACCTGGGCCTCGTGCTCGCGGGAGAGGCGCGGCTCGAGCGGGACCGGCTCGTGCGGGCCGCCCGGACGCTGGACCTCGAGGGCCTGCTGCGCCTGGCCCGCGCCGCTTCGCCCTTGCCCGCGCCGCCCCACCGCCTGCCCACCCAGCGGCGTGCGCCGCGGGCGCGCATCGGGATCGCGCGGGACGCGGCGTTTGGGTTTTACTACCCGGAGGTCCTCGAGGTTTTGGAGCAGCTGGGCGCGGAACTCGTGCCGTTCAGTCCCTTGACGGACCCCGAACCGCCCCCAGGCGTGGGGGCGCTTTGGTTGGGCGGGGGGTACCCCGAGCGTTTCGCGCGCGAACTCAGCGCGAACCGCGGGATGCGCGCCGCGATTCGTCACTTCAAGGGCCCCATCTACGCGGAGTGCGGCGGGCTGATGTACCTCTCGGAAGCCCTCGTGACCCCGGAGGGCGCGTTCCCCATGGTGGGCCTGGTCCCAGGCGCGGCGACGATGCAGGCCCGGCCCGTGCTGGGGTACCGCGCGGTCGAGGCCCTAGCGGACTCCCCCCTGGCCCGGCGGGGCTGGCGTCTTAAGGGGCACGAGTTCCACTACTCCACCCGCCCCCCCACGCCCCGCCCGGCCTGGCGGCAGGTGGGCGGCACGGTGGTGGAAGGGTACACCGACGGGCGGGTGCTGGCGAGCTACGTGCACCTTTACCTGCCCGCTGCGCCGGAGGCGGCCGAGCGGTTCGTGGAGGCCGCGTCCGGGTTAGGAGGAGGCGGGAATGCAAACCCTTGA
- a CDS encoding ABC transporter substrate-binding protein codes for MKRILTLLVGFVLAFALATEYPLRATDALGRTVTLEAEPQRIVVMLPSATETLCAIGACDKIVATDSFSNWPEEVQDKPKAGGLYDPNIELIASLKPDLVITSRFGKLTETLEQIGITAYAVNTETFEDIFKTARELGQLVNREAQAEALIARIQRDVFALESVAAKAGAKPTVYYEIDATPYTVGPGSFIHTLIEKAGGENIIPAELGLFPKISPELVVAKDPEVIVLGDAPFGVTRASLAERPGWAELKALRNGRVCELTRDQTDLIHRPGPRVAEGLKVLIGCLHPDLDLE; via the coding sequence ATGAAACGCATCCTCACGCTACTGGTTGGCTTCGTACTGGCTTTCGCGCTGGCCACGGAGTACCCGCTCCGCGCCACCGACGCGCTAGGGCGCACGGTCACCCTCGAGGCGGAACCCCAACGCATCGTGGTGATGCTCCCCTCAGCCACCGAGACGCTCTGCGCGATCGGCGCGTGCGACAAGATCGTCGCGACCGACAGTTTCTCCAACTGGCCGGAGGAAGTCCAGGACAAACCCAAAGCCGGGGGTTTGTACGACCCTAACATCGAACTCATCGCCTCCCTAAAGCCCGACCTGGTGATCACCTCCCGCTTCGGTAAACTCACCGAAACCCTCGAGCAAATCGGGATCACCGCGTACGCGGTGAACACCGAGACCTTCGAGGACATCTTCAAAACCGCGCGCGAACTCGGGCAGCTCGTGAACCGCGAGGCGCAGGCCGAAGCCCTCATCGCGCGGATCCAGCGGGACGTGTTCGCGCTCGAGTCCGTGGCGGCGAAGGCCGGCGCGAAACCCACGGTCTACTACGAGATCGACGCGACCCCGTACACCGTGGGGCCGGGCTCGTTCATCCACACCCTGATCGAGAAGGCCGGCGGGGAGAACATCATTCCCGCCGAGCTGGGGCTTTTCCCCAAGATCAGCCCGGAGCTCGTGGTGGCGAAGGACCCGGAGGTGATCGTGCTGGGGGACGCGCCGTTCGGCGTGACGCGCGCTTCGCTCGCGGAGCGCCCCGGGTGGGCGGAACTCAAGGCCTTGCGGAACGGCCGGGTGTGCGAGCTCACGCGCGATCAGACCGACCTCATTCACCGGCCGGGGCCGCGCGTCGCGGAGGGGCTTAAGGTCCTGATCGGCTGCCTGCACCCCGACCTGGACCTGGAGTAA
- a CDS encoding histidine phosphatase family protein — MQTLELWLVRHGETPWNREGRLTGWTDLPLTPRGEAQARALRPFLEGQAFAGVWASDLERAVRTAELAYGRPRRDARLREIHFGQLEGAFWETLEPRYKAALLAFEGFQAPGGESVQDLERRVRGFVAELEPGRHLVFTHGGVVRGLLRAVGADRFVPNAAVVGVDWTRRALRFVREEGAE; from the coding sequence ATGCAAACCCTTGAACTCTGGCTCGTGCGGCACGGCGAGACCCCCTGGAACCGCGAGGGCCGCCTGACCGGGTGGACCGACCTGCCCCTCACACCCCGAGGCGAGGCGCAAGCCCGGGCCTTAAGGCCCTTCCTCGAGGGCCAGGCCTTCGCCGGGGTGTGGGCCTCGGACCTCGAGCGCGCGGTGCGCACGGCGGAACTCGCCTACGGGCGGCCGCGCCGGGACGCGCGGCTTAGGGAAATCCACTTCGGGCAGCTCGAAGGCGCCTTTTGGGAGACGCTCGAGCCGCGGTACAAGGCGGCCCTTTTAGCCTTTGAGGGTTTCCAAGCGCCGGGCGGGGAGTCCGTGCAGGACCTCGAGCGGCGGGTGCGGGGGTTCGTGGCGGAGCTCGAGCCGGGCCGGCACCTGGTGTTCACGCACGGGGGGGTGGTGCGCGGGTTGTTGCGCGCGGTGGGCGCGGACCGCTTCGTGCCGAACGCGGCGGTCGTGGGGGTGGACTGGACGCGGCGCGCGCTGCGCTTCGTGCGCGAGGAGGGGGCGGAATGA
- a CDS encoding ABC transporter ATP-binding protein has product MDGPSLRAEQVRFGYGRAEVLLGVDLELRPGEWLALLGPNGSGKSTLLNLLAGLLRPRAGRVRLDGRPLAAYPPRARGQRLAYLPQNGPYPAGMSAREVVGLGRIPHMGLLGRETPEDRRAVAWALEVTEALPLADRPLGTLSGGERQRVLLARALAARPRYLLLDEPTSHLDLHHQAALLRLLRRLVAEGVGVLTVLHDPNHALAADRAALLAGGRVVAEGPADAVLSGGALEAIYGRDVWVRRTAEGEAVVLPRWR; this is encoded by the coding sequence GTGGACGGGCCTAGCCTCCGCGCGGAACAAGTGCGGTTCGGGTACGGCCGCGCCGAGGTCCTGTTGGGGGTGGACCTCGAGCTCCGGCCCGGCGAGTGGCTCGCGCTGTTGGGGCCGAACGGCTCGGGCAAGTCCACCCTGCTGAACCTGCTGGCGGGGTTGCTCCGCCCCAGGGCGGGCCGGGTGCGGCTGGACGGACGGCCCCTCGCGGCCTACCCACCCCGCGCGCGGGGCCAGCGCCTCGCGTACCTACCGCAGAACGGCCCGTACCCCGCGGGCATGAGCGCGCGCGAGGTCGTGGGGCTCGGGCGGATCCCGCACATGGGCCTCCTAGGCCGGGAAACCCCGGAGGACCGCCGGGCGGTCGCGTGGGCCCTCGAGGTCACCGAGGCCCTGCCCCTCGCGGACCGGCCCCTCGGCACGCTCTCCGGGGGGGAGCGGCAGCGGGTCCTGCTCGCGCGGGCGCTCGCCGCCCGGCCCCGCTACCTGCTCTTGGACGAGCCCACGAGCCACCTGGACCTGCACCACCAGGCGGCCTTGCTGCGCTTGTTGCGACGGCTCGTAGCGGAAGGCGTGGGGGTGCTCACGGTGCTGCACGACCCGAACCACGCCCTGGCCGCGGACCGCGCCGCCCTCCTCGCCGGGGGGCGGGTGGTGGCCGAGGGACCGGCGGACGCGGTGCTTTCAGGAGGGGCGCTCGAGGCGATCTACGGGCGGGACGTGTGGGTGCGCCGCACCGCGGAGGGCGAGGCCGTGGTGCTGCCGCGCTGGAGGTGA